A part of Prionailurus viverrinus isolate Anna chromosome E1, UM_Priviv_1.0, whole genome shotgun sequence genomic DNA contains:
- the ABHD15 gene encoding protein ABHD15: MPPWGAALALLLAALALLGLLAPRLRRAVGARTLPGPRGRDHEEEVDGRGAAEEFSDGREPLPGGCRLICKPSALAQCLLSALRHSAALEPRPRSWLSGPHLQTLCHFVLPVAPGPELAREYLQLADDGLVALDWVVGPCPRGRRVTNAGGLPAVLLVIPNAWGRLTRNVLGLCLLALERGYYPVIFHRRGHHGCPLVSPRLQPFGDPSDLKEAVTYIRFRHPAAPLFAVSEGSGSALLLSYLGECGSSSYVTGAACISPVLRCREWFEAGLPWPYERGFLLHQKITLSRYASALQDTVDTHKLFRSRSLREFEETLFCHTKSFPISWDTYWDHNDPLRDVDEAAVPVLCICSADDPVCGPPDHFLPTELFHSNPYFFLLLSHHGGHCGFLRQEPLPAWSHEVILEYFRALTEFFRTEERMKGLSRRRASFLGGRRRWGALQKREVSPSSHLEEIFSWKRSYTR, translated from the exons ATGCCGCCGTGGGGCGCCGCCCTCGCCCTGCTTCTGGCCGCGCTCGCCCTGCTCGGCCTGCTCGCCCCGCGGCTGCGGCGCGCCGTCGGAGCGAGGACTCTGCCCGGGCCTCGCGGCCGGGACCACGAGGAGGAGGTGGACGGCAGAGGCGCCGCGGAGGAGTTCAGCGACGGGCGTGAGCCGCTGCCCGGAGGGTGCAGGCTCATCTGTAAGCCGTCGGCGCTGGCCCAGTGCCTGCTGAGCGCCTTACGACATTCAGCAGCTCTGGAGCCGCGCCCGCGTTCCTGGCTCTCCGGGCCCCACCTGCAGACCCTCTGCCACTTTGTGCTGCCGGTGGCGCCGGGGCCTGAGCTGGCCCGAGAGTACCTGCAGTTGGCGGACGACGGGCTGGTGGCCCTAGACTGGGTCGTGGGACCTTGCCCCCGGGGTCGGCGGGTCACCAACGCCGGGGGCCTTCCCGCGGTGCTGCTGGTGATCCCCAATGCATGGGGGCGCCTCACTCGCAACGTGCTCGGCCTCTGCCTGCTCGCCCTGGAACGCGGCTACTACCCGGTCATCTTCCACCGCCGCGGCCACCACGGCTGCCCGCTGGTCAGTCCCCGGCTGCAGCCTTTCGGGGACCCGTCCGACCTCAAGGAGGCGGTCACTTACATCCGCTTCCGACACCCGGCGGCCCCTCTGTTCGCGGTGAGCGAGGGCTCAGGCTCAGCGCTCCTGCTCTCCTACCTGGGCGAATGCGGCTCCTCCAGCTATGTGACCGGCGCCGCCTGCATCTCGCCGGTGCTACGCTGCCGCGAGTGGTTTGAGGCCGGCCTGCCCTGGCCCTACGAGCGGGGCTTTCTGCTCCACCAGAAGATCACCCTCAGCAG GTACGCCTCGGCCCTGCAGGACACAGTGGACACCCACAAACTGTTCAGGAGCCGCTCCCTGAGAGAGTTTGAGGAGACCCTCTTCTGCCACACCAAGAGTTTCCCCATCAGCTGGGACACCTATTGGGACCACAACGACCCCCTCCGGGATGTGGACGAGGCCGCCGTGCCCGTGTTGTGTATCTGTAGTGCTGATGACCCCGTGTGTGGGCCCCCAGACCACTTTCTGCCCACCGAACTCTTTCACAGCAACCCCTACTTCTTCCTCCTGCTCAGTCACCACGGAGGCCACTGTGGCTTCCTGCGCCAGGAGCCCTTGCCAGCCTGGAGCCATGAGGTCATCTTGGAGTACTTCCGGGCCTTGACTGAGTTCTTCCGAACGGAAGAGAGGATGAAGGGGCTGAGCAGGCGCCGAGCTTCATTCCTAGGGGGCCGCCGTCGCTGGGGAGCCCTGCAGAAGCGGGaggtctctccctcttcccatctGGAGGAGATCTTTAGCTGGAAGCGATCGTACACAAGGTGA
- the TP53I13 gene encoding tumor protein p53-inducible protein 13 isoform X2, with translation MAPQPPSPQLLLLAALAGLLGPSEVVAEPEEEAGASCPEGPWPLPPQAEDVTFLYHPCAHPWLKLQLALLAHVCVAQPSLAPDSSLTQERPLVLAACGVVLEMAWIEPAWAAHWLKRRRRRRRLRKEKAWFCTDGLSGSSPLVPRPGRGRLCRRGCLQAPALAFTLRSWRPPGVEEAAGGSRHLSPGGAKRRGLRAALGLQPTPSALRLPPASPRSLEAKQPMPAARGEGSDAPSVPTLPLMHEGLRDNASSRIEAQVLKGQSSPGGCTCPSEASPAPRAAVPPRVARGPTPRTEEAAWAAMALTFLLVLLTLATLCTRLHRNFRRGDSIYWEPTADSQDTVAAVLKRRLLMPPRRVKRSRRRPLLPPTPDSGPDGDSSD, from the exons ATGGCGCCTCAGCCGCCTTCGCCCCAGCTGTTGCTTCTGGCAGCCCTTGCGGGGCTCCTAGGTCCCAGTGAG GTGGTAGCCGAGCCAGAGGAGGAAGCGGGGGCCAGTTGTCCCGAGGGCCCGTGGCCTCTGCCCCCACAG GCTGAGGATGTCACCTTCCTCTACCACCCCTGTGCCCACCCTTGGCTGAAGCTCCAGCTTGCCCTCCTGGCCCACGTTTGTGTGGCCCAGCCCTCACTGGCCCCGGACTCCAGCCTTACTCAGGAGCGG CCCTTGGTGCTGGCAGCATGTGGGGTGGTGCTGGAGATGGCATGGATAGAGCCAGCCTGGGCTGCCCACTGGCTgaagaggcggcggcggcggaggaggcTGAGGAAGGAGAAGGCATGGTTCTGCACTGACGGTCTTTCTGGGTCTTCTCCCTTGGTGCCAAGGCCAGGTAGAGGGAGGCTGTGCCGGAGAGGGTGTCTGCAG gCCCCAGCTTTGGCTTTTACCCTGCGGAGCTGGCGGCCCCCAGGTGTGGAGGAGGCAGCTGGAGGGTCCAGGCACCTCTCTCCTGGCGGTGCCAAGAGGCGTGGGCTGCGGGCCGCTCTCGGTCTCCAGCCCACGCCCTCAGCCCTGAGGCTCCCCCCTGCCTCTCCACGGAGCTTGGAGGCCAAGCAGCCCATGCCGGCAGCCCGGGGTGAGGGGAGTGATGCCCCATCTGTGCCCACTCTCCCCTTGATGCATGAGGGGCTCAGAGACAATGCCAGCTCCAGGATAGAGGCTCAAGTGCTCAAAGGGCAAAGCAGCCCAGGGGGCTGTACCTGTCCAAGTGAGGCTTCCCCAGCCCCTCGGGCAGCAGTGCCCCCGCGGGTAGCCCGGGGCCCTACCCCGCGCACGGAGGAGGCTGCTTGGGCGGCCATGGCCCTGACCTTCCTGTTAGTGCTGCTCACTCTGGCCACGCTCTGCACACGGCTGCACCGAAACTTCCGACGGGGGGATAGCATCTACTGGGAGCCCACAGCGGACAGCCAGGACACGGTGGCTG CTGTGCTGAAACGGAGGCTACTGATGCCCCCGCGCCGGGTCAAGCGCTCCCGCCGGAGACCCCTCCTCCCGCCCACTCCGGACAGCGGCCCGGATGGGGATAGCTCCGACTGA
- the TP53I13 gene encoding tumor protein p53-inducible protein 13 isoform X1, translating into MAPQPPSPQLLLLAALAGLLGPSEVVAEPEEEAGASCPEGPWPLPPQVSPRVTYTRMSPWPAEDVTFLYHPCAHPWLKLQLALLAHVCVAQPSLAPDSSLTQERPLVLAACGVVLEMAWIEPAWAAHWLKRRRRRRRLRKEKAWFCTDGLSGSSPLVPRPGRGRLCRRGCLQAPALAFTLRSWRPPGVEEAAGGSRHLSPGGAKRRGLRAALGLQPTPSALRLPPASPRSLEAKQPMPAARGEGSDAPSVPTLPLMHEGLRDNASSRIEAQVLKGQSSPGGCTCPSEASPAPRAAVPPRVARGPTPRTEEAAWAAMALTFLLVLLTLATLCTRLHRNFRRGDSIYWEPTADSQDTVAAVLKRRLLMPPRRVKRSRRRPLLPPTPDSGPDGDSSD; encoded by the exons ATGGCGCCTCAGCCGCCTTCGCCCCAGCTGTTGCTTCTGGCAGCCCTTGCGGGGCTCCTAGGTCCCAGTGAG GTGGTAGCCGAGCCAGAGGAGGAAGCGGGGGCCAGTTGTCCCGAGGGCCCGTGGCCTCTGCCCCCACAG GTGTCACCAAGAGTGACCTACACGCGGATGAGCCCATGGCCG GCTGAGGATGTCACCTTCCTCTACCACCCCTGTGCCCACCCTTGGCTGAAGCTCCAGCTTGCCCTCCTGGCCCACGTTTGTGTGGCCCAGCCCTCACTGGCCCCGGACTCCAGCCTTACTCAGGAGCGG CCCTTGGTGCTGGCAGCATGTGGGGTGGTGCTGGAGATGGCATGGATAGAGCCAGCCTGGGCTGCCCACTGGCTgaagaggcggcggcggcggaggaggcTGAGGAAGGAGAAGGCATGGTTCTGCACTGACGGTCTTTCTGGGTCTTCTCCCTTGGTGCCAAGGCCAGGTAGAGGGAGGCTGTGCCGGAGAGGGTGTCTGCAG gCCCCAGCTTTGGCTTTTACCCTGCGGAGCTGGCGGCCCCCAGGTGTGGAGGAGGCAGCTGGAGGGTCCAGGCACCTCTCTCCTGGCGGTGCCAAGAGGCGTGGGCTGCGGGCCGCTCTCGGTCTCCAGCCCACGCCCTCAGCCCTGAGGCTCCCCCCTGCCTCTCCACGGAGCTTGGAGGCCAAGCAGCCCATGCCGGCAGCCCGGGGTGAGGGGAGTGATGCCCCATCTGTGCCCACTCTCCCCTTGATGCATGAGGGGCTCAGAGACAATGCCAGCTCCAGGATAGAGGCTCAAGTGCTCAAAGGGCAAAGCAGCCCAGGGGGCTGTACCTGTCCAAGTGAGGCTTCCCCAGCCCCTCGGGCAGCAGTGCCCCCGCGGGTAGCCCGGGGCCCTACCCCGCGCACGGAGGAGGCTGCTTGGGCGGCCATGGCCCTGACCTTCCTGTTAGTGCTGCTCACTCTGGCCACGCTCTGCACACGGCTGCACCGAAACTTCCGACGGGGGGATAGCATCTACTGGGAGCCCACAGCGGACAGCCAGGACACGGTGGCTG CTGTGCTGAAACGGAGGCTACTGATGCCCCCGCGCCGGGTCAAGCGCTCCCGCCGGAGACCCCTCCTCCCGCCCACTCCGGACAGCGGCCCGGATGGGGATAGCTCCGACTGA
- the TP53I13 gene encoding tumor protein p53-inducible protein 13 isoform X3 yields MAPQPPSPQLLLLAALAGLLGPSEVVAEPEEEAGASCPEGPWPLPPQVSPRVTYTRMSPWPPLVLAACGVVLEMAWIEPAWAAHWLKRRRRRRRLRKEKAWFCTDGLSGSSPLVPRPGRGRLCRRGCLQAPALAFTLRSWRPPGVEEAAGGSRHLSPGGAKRRGLRAALGLQPTPSALRLPPASPRSLEAKQPMPAARGEGSDAPSVPTLPLMHEGLRDNASSRIEAQVLKGQSSPGGCTCPSEASPAPRAAVPPRVARGPTPRTEEAAWAAMALTFLLVLLTLATLCTRLHRNFRRGDSIYWEPTADSQDTVAAVLKRRLLMPPRRVKRSRRRPLLPPTPDSGPDGDSSD; encoded by the exons ATGGCGCCTCAGCCGCCTTCGCCCCAGCTGTTGCTTCTGGCAGCCCTTGCGGGGCTCCTAGGTCCCAGTGAG GTGGTAGCCGAGCCAGAGGAGGAAGCGGGGGCCAGTTGTCCCGAGGGCCCGTGGCCTCTGCCCCCACAG GTGTCACCAAGAGTGACCTACACGCGGATGAGCCCATGGCCG CCCTTGGTGCTGGCAGCATGTGGGGTGGTGCTGGAGATGGCATGGATAGAGCCAGCCTGGGCTGCCCACTGGCTgaagaggcggcggcggcggaggaggcTGAGGAAGGAGAAGGCATGGTTCTGCACTGACGGTCTTTCTGGGTCTTCTCCCTTGGTGCCAAGGCCAGGTAGAGGGAGGCTGTGCCGGAGAGGGTGTCTGCAG gCCCCAGCTTTGGCTTTTACCCTGCGGAGCTGGCGGCCCCCAGGTGTGGAGGAGGCAGCTGGAGGGTCCAGGCACCTCTCTCCTGGCGGTGCCAAGAGGCGTGGGCTGCGGGCCGCTCTCGGTCTCCAGCCCACGCCCTCAGCCCTGAGGCTCCCCCCTGCCTCTCCACGGAGCTTGGAGGCCAAGCAGCCCATGCCGGCAGCCCGGGGTGAGGGGAGTGATGCCCCATCTGTGCCCACTCTCCCCTTGATGCATGAGGGGCTCAGAGACAATGCCAGCTCCAGGATAGAGGCTCAAGTGCTCAAAGGGCAAAGCAGCCCAGGGGGCTGTACCTGTCCAAGTGAGGCTTCCCCAGCCCCTCGGGCAGCAGTGCCCCCGCGGGTAGCCCGGGGCCCTACCCCGCGCACGGAGGAGGCTGCTTGGGCGGCCATGGCCCTGACCTTCCTGTTAGTGCTGCTCACTCTGGCCACGCTCTGCACACGGCTGCACCGAAACTTCCGACGGGGGGATAGCATCTACTGGGAGCCCACAGCGGACAGCCAGGACACGGTGGCTG CTGTGCTGAAACGGAGGCTACTGATGCCCCCGCGCCGGGTCAAGCGCTCCCGCCGGAGACCCCTCCTCCCGCCCACTCCGGACAGCGGCCCGGATGGGGATAGCTCCGACTGA